The Deltaproteobacteria bacterium IMCC39524 genomic interval AGGGATTCGTTGTCATACATCATGTCCTGACCAGCCTCAGCTTCATAGCCCGCAGGAATTTCACTCAGGACAACACTCTCGCCCTCTTCATTGCGCCCCTGTGCGTAGGCCAGGGCACCTGAAGCATCGAGAACCAAGACCGTAGCAATGTCACGGTTGTTCATCTCGGCGGCAAGAAAATTCTCAATCTGGCGATCATCAAAGCCATACAAAGCATCTGGTAATGTTAAAACGGCACGTTTCAAAACAGCTTGTCTTTGTTGTGCCAGGTTGTCCAGCATCTCGGCTTGACGCTGCTGGTAGTTGAAAGCACCTAAACCAGCCAAGGCTAGAGTAATGATGCCAACAAACCAGACTAATAGCTTTATGCGCAGACTTCTCATAACTTCATTCTCACTTTAAGTCATTATCACCAACAATGAAGACTCCCACGGCTATGCCGTGGGAGTCTTCAATTGATTTATTTCCAGTCTTTGAGACCGTATTTTGCCAATATTTCCTGCAGCTTTCCGCTGCTGCGTAACTCAACAATTCCGTCTTCAAGAATTTTCGCGTACTCCTTTGAGCTTTCCTTCGCCGGGCTGAAAGCCATGTAGAGAGGAGTCTCCTCATTAGGGCCTCCGGCTAGAACAATCACACCAGAAAGATTCTCCTGGTTCAGTTCGTGAGTCATCACATTGGTATTCTCAATGACCGCATCCAATCGGCCAGCTTTCAGCATCTTGATCAACTTCGGCAGGGCATCATCGCCGGTGGCCGCGAAAAGCTTGCCACTTTTCTTATCCTCTTCAATATAGCTGTCCAACTCCGTATAATAGCCGTAGCCATCGATGACGCCGAGACGAATCTGCTTGAATGAGTCAACCCCTTGATACTTCCAACTGCTGCCTTTTTTGACATAAAAACCATTCTTGTTGACACCTAAGGGCTCTGCAGGAAACACGAAATCTGGTGATTCCTCGGGGTCAGTACCAACAACGGCATCGTAGGTCCCTTTGCCAACGGCATCAAGGCTGCGTGTCCATGGCATCAGTTGGTAGTCGATCTCATGACCTTTGGCTTCAAAAATCAGTTTAGCCAATTCAATCATGTAGCCGGGCTGCGCGCTGTTCGGCTCTTCATTGTAGGGGGCCCAGCTATCGGCGCGGACGGTAATCGTAGCGGCAGTGGCAAAACCTGCGGTCAGGATGGTAAGAACTACCAGGCTGATAAGGGTGGTCGTAATACGCTTCATCGTTATTCTCCTTATGACTTGTCTTCTGATTTGGTTGATATGAAGATCAGTGTGCAACATTCATCATATGATCAATGTCAGACCTCTTAGTAATCGTGTGACAGGAGAAATTAGAGCAATCGTAATGCCAAACTTGATATGCCAGAGAGAGAGAGACCATAAACTTCTGAAATAACACAAGAAAAGAAACTAAATCTGTCATGATTATAATTGGTGAAGTGGTACTTCTTAGAAGGCTTGCTACACTTTCATGTCACAAAAGTGTAACGCACGGGGGAAGCTTGTCGCAAAGAAGAGAAAGGGCAATCATTGATCATCAACAGGAGCAGAAAGGTCATCACGCGCAATCAATCATCCGACCTCTGCCGATCGCGCTTCTTTTCGCCCTGTTTTCTTTTGGCATCAAGGCGTCGGGCGATGGCTCCCCGACCGGGACGAGTCGCAATGCGCCGCTTCTTCTTGCGTAATTTTGCAGCCAGCTTCTCTTCCAGTCGCAACATGGCTTTCTGCAGGTTCTGATGGCGGGAACGAGACTCGGTCGCGGTTACAACCATACCTGTAGGCAGGTGGATAATGCGCACCCCGGTCTCGCTGGTGTTGCGGTGCTGCCCTCCGGGACCGGAGCCACGAAAGTAGTCTATGCGGATATCTTTTGGGTTCATCAATATTACGTGGTCTGGGTACAGGGTTAAAGGTACAGGAAGGTACAGGGAGGCCCTTATCCCGGCACCCTTCTCCCTTTACCCTTCTTGTTCTGCCGTGCTACAAGATAAAGTCTATTTACTGAACTGTCAAAGAGGGAGTCTACCATGAATCATTTCGCCTTAACCATCGTGGGCCGCGACCGTGCCGGAATCGTCTCTCAGGTCACCAAGATTCTTTTCGATCTCGGTTGCAACATCGCCGATTCGAGCTGTTCTATTCTGGGCGGTCAATTTGCCATGATTTTGATCCTTGGCCATCCGGAGCTCACGGATCGCGACAGCTTTGGCGATGCGTTCAAGCCCCTGGAGGATTCTGACCTGTCTGTCGCCCTGCGTGTTCTTAAACCGGGCGGTGAAATTCGCTCCAACATATTCGGCGATATCTGCATGATCTCAGTCTACGGTTCCGACAAGCCCGGGATTGTTTACCGGGTCGCTCAAGTCCTGGGCGAAAAGAATATTAATATTACCGACCTCAACACCAAGCTGGTCGGCAGCGATGAACGACCTGTCTATGTCATGGTTATCGAGGCGGTCCTCCCTGAGAACGTTGCGGAAGAAGATGTCGACGGCTGGCTCACCCCGATACGCGAGGATCTTCAGGTTGATATCACCGTGCGCACCATCCCGACGGTGGAACTCTGACCATGGCCGTTCGCCCCATACTCCTCTATCCTGACCCGATACTTAAGCAGGTCGCAAGACAGGTTGAAACTGTTGATGAGCCCACTGTCGCCGTCATTCAGGACCTGGTCGACACCATGCTCGACTCCGGCCATTCCGTCGGCGTTGCTGCTCCACAGATAGGCGAGCTGGTGCGCGTCGTCGTCGTCGATGTCTCGAAGAGCAAACTCGGCAAAGACAACAATCACGGCCTGCTCGAAATGGTCAACCCCGAGATCATCGAAAAGTCCGGCAGCAAGATAATGCGTGAAGGCTGCATGAGCGTTCCCGATTACACCGGCAATGTCACCAGGGCCGAACTTATTGTCGTGGAATTCACCGACCGTGCAGGGCAGCTGCGCGTCATTGAAGCGTGTGGCTTTGAATCTGTCGCCATCCAGCATGAACTGGATCACCTCGACGGGATGCTCTTCCTCGATCGCGTTTCCAGTCTGAAAACCGATCTTTACCGCAGGAAATCGAAGTAGATCAGGAACGTTGTACGTGGTACGAGGAGAGCAAAAGAACAAGACATGCTCGACGCACTTATCGTTCACCTCTCGACAGAGGAATCTAGGCACTTATGACGAAGTTATTACTCCTTCCCGGTCTCGACGGCACAGGGCTGGTTTTTGATCCCCTGCTGAAACACCTCCCTGAGGATATCGAGGTTCAGGTCGTGCGCTATCCAGCCGATCGCGTCATGTCTTTCCAGGAGCATGTCGATTTTGCCCGCAAACAATTACCCCGTAAGAAACCCTTCGTGTTATTGGCAGAATCATTCTCCGGACCGATCGGCCTGCAAATCCTCTCTGAGCCACCGGATAATCTGAAGGGTGTCCTTCTCGTTGCAACCTTTGCGCGTCACCCGACTCCTTTTTTTCTTGATGCGGGACTTTACCTGCCGCAGAAACTGATCCTCAACCTCTTCACCAAAACATTTCTGGGTCGGTTTTTCTGCCTTGGCGGCGCGCCCTCTGAGGCCGTTAACATTTTTCAGAACGCGCTCAAGTCTGTTAAGCTGAGTGTCCTTTCAAATCGCTTGAAGATCCTTGCTGAGCTGCCCCCCCCGCCAGAGATAAGTTTCTCTGGACCCTGCCTTTATCTGCAGGCAAAAAACGACCGCCTGATTCCTGAACGTGCGACAGTTCCCCTGCAACAGTTGCTGCCGCAATTGCAGATAGAGCAACGACCTGGCCCTCACATAACCCTTCTGGCTCATCCGGAAACCGGTGCTCAAATAATCAGTAACTTTATTTCAGAGTTAACGGACGTGCCATGAATGAACTGAGCGAACAACAGAAGCAGGAGCTCAACAAGGAACTGCTCAATCTTCGCGACGAGTTGCAGACGTTGCTTGCAGACTCGTCAGATGGCGCACAACCGGTCAGCCTCGATGAGCCCATTGGCCGTCTTTCCCGAATGGACGCCATGCAGCAGCAAAGCATGGTGCAGGCGAACCGACGCACCGCACAAACGCGACTGACGCGTATAGAAACAGCCCTGCGTCGATGCGCCGATGATGACTATGGTTTGTGTGCGAGCTGCGAAGAAGAAATCGGCTACGCCCGTCTGAAAGCACAGCCGGAAACTCCATTTTGCATTGATTGTCAGAGTAACAAGGAGACGCGCAGCAGGTAGCGAGATTAAAATCCTTCCCCACGCCCCGCGCCACCCGCCACGGATCCTATGAAACGTTCTTCAAGAAACCGCCTGACAGAAAAGGAGACCTTTCTCTTCCCGAGCGACTCGCTGTTCGACAAAGTTGGCCGCGCCGTTTGCAAGGCGGGCTGCTTGCCACGCAAAGAATTATTCGAAGCATGGGAGGTTGCCCGACGAGTCAGACGACGCTTCCGAAGCGGACGCGTGGTTGACCTGGCGTGCGGTCATGGTTTGGCCGCAGCTCTTCTTCTGCTCCTCGATGATAGCTCACCGGTTGCTCTCGCCGTAGATCGCACTCTCCCCGCCTCGGCCAATAAACTTTATCAGGCTCTGCTCGAAAGCTGGCCAAGGCTTGAAGGTCGGATCGAATTTATCGAAATGTCATTGGAGAAAGTTGTCCTGGAATCCACGGACCTTGTCGTTTCCGTTCACGCTTGCGGGAGTTTGTCTGACCTGGTTCTACAGCAGGCCGTAAAAGCACAGGCACGACTGGCCCTGCTACCATGTTGCCACAACCTGAAAGATGCTGACCAGGGCGGACTTAGCGGTTGGCTCGAAGGTCCACTGGCCGCAGATGTTGTCAGGGCTCAGCATTTGCGCAACCATGGTTACACGATTTTCACACAGCAGATACCGGCTGACATCACACCCAAGAATCGTCTCCTGATGGCTGAACCTTCCACGTCCATTGATAGAACTCACCTTTGACCTACTGTTCTATTTGGGTTACATTTTTACTGTTCCATTCGGCCAACGACCGGGGAACGATTCTGGATTGACAAGCAAGCCTAAGACTGGAGGTCATCTTGAAAGCTCTGCAACTCTTCTTCCTTCTGCTGCTCTTCGCAGCCCCTCTATACGCCGAGCAGGCACTTGTGCTGTCAGAGATTGAACGCATCCAGGAAAAAATCTGGTATCTGCAAAAAGACCTGGTTGAACAGAAGACCTCCCTCAAAGAACAGCAAAAACAGCTAAAACTTCTCGTCAACAAAACGCAAGCCTCGCAAACTGACATAAATGAAAAGTTTGCAAGTCAACTCCAAGTGGTTGAAACTCAAACAGAGAGAATCAAGCAAGCGCTCGCTGAGCTCGAACCCATGACGAAATCACTAGGTTCACTCACGGACCAGTTCATTCTTCAAAACAACACGATTGTGGAGCAGTCTGACAAAATCAGAGCTCTGCAAGGGCAGTTGCAGAAGATGCAGGCTGAATTCTCTTCTGTACAGGAGAAGACAAACAAAGCACTGTCTGAAACACAAGCGCAGGTCGATGAAACCCGCTCAAAGATCGACGCCTTGGGGCAGGATGTTGGCGGCCAGGTTGAACAGATCAGCATGTGGGGGATGGGTGCCGCTCTAATCCTGGCAGTGATGCTGACCTTTATTATCGTCAGTCGCAAGGATAAAAAGCACTAAAGGGTTGAGGTTCCTTTCCCCTCA includes:
- a CDS encoding peptide chain release factor-like protein, whose product is MNPKDIRIDYFRGSGPGGQHRNTSETGVRIIHLPTGMVVTATESRSRHQNLQKAMLRLEEKLAAKLRKKKRRIATRPGRGAIARRLDAKRKQGEKKRDRQRSDD
- a CDS encoding transporter substrate-binding domain-containing protein, producing MKRITTTLISLVVLTILTAGFATAATITVRADSWAPYNEEPNSAQPGYMIELAKLIFEAKGHEIDYQLMPWTRSLDAVGKGTYDAVVGTDPEESPDFVFPAEPLGVNKNGFYVKKGSSWKYQGVDSFKQIRLGVIDGYGYYTELDSYIEEDKKSGKLFAATGDDALPKLIKMLKAGRLDAVIENTNVMTHELNQENLSGVIVLAGGPNEETPLYMAFSPAKESSKEYAKILEDGIVELRSSGKLQEILAKYGLKDWK
- a CDS encoding methyltransferase; the encoded protein is MKRSSRNRLTEKETFLFPSDSLFDKVGRAVCKAGCLPRKELFEAWEVARRVRRRFRSGRVVDLACGHGLAAALLLLLDDSSPVALAVDRTLPASANKLYQALLESWPRLEGRIEFIEMSLEKVVLESTDLVVSVHACGSLSDLVLQQAVKAQARLALLPCCHNLKDADQGGLSGWLEGPLAADVVRAQHLRNHGYTIFTQQIPADITPKNRLLMAEPSTSIDRTHL
- the def gene encoding peptide deformylase, producing MAVRPILLYPDPILKQVARQVETVDEPTVAVIQDLVDTMLDSGHSVGVAAPQIGELVRVVVVDVSKSKLGKDNNHGLLEMVNPEIIEKSGSKIMREGCMSVPDYTGNVTRAELIVVEFTDRAGQLRVIEACGFESVAIQHELDHLDGMLFLDRVSSLKTDLYRRKSK
- a CDS encoding TraR/DksA C4-type zinc finger protein; protein product: MNELSEQQKQELNKELLNLRDELQTLLADSSDGAQPVSLDEPIGRLSRMDAMQQQSMVQANRRTAQTRLTRIETALRRCADDDYGLCASCEEEIGYARLKAQPETPFCIDCQSNKETRSR
- a CDS encoding ACT domain-containing protein, giving the protein MNHFALTIVGRDRAGIVSQVTKILFDLGCNIADSSCSILGGQFAMILILGHPELTDRDSFGDAFKPLEDSDLSVALRVLKPGGEIRSNIFGDICMISVYGSDKPGIVYRVAQVLGEKNINITDLNTKLVGSDERPVYVMVIEAVLPENVAEEDVDGWLTPIREDLQVDITVRTIPTVEL